Proteins co-encoded in one Pseudanabaena sp. FACHB-2040 genomic window:
- the trpC gene encoding indole-3-glycerol phosphate synthase TrpC, translated as MHIRRRPPNPSVSVQALQYQIQVPDAEPRNILEKIIWQKEEEVEQLRQQQALPELQRQVLSAPPPRDFAAALRQGKTTPALIAEVKKASPSKGVIREDFDPAAIASTYASHGATCLSVLTDKTFFQGDFEYLAQIRQAVDLPLLCKEFIIYPYQMYLARVKGADAVLLIAAVLSDKDLGYFVQIAKALGMSALVEVHTLEELDRVLAIEAISLIGINNRNLADFTTSLETTRQLIAARRAQLQARNAIVVSESGIHAPADLKFVAEVGADAVLIGESLMKQPDPGQAIVDLFT; from the coding sequence ATGCACATTCGTCGCCGCCCGCCCAATCCTTCGGTTTCTGTGCAGGCTCTTCAGTATCAAATCCAGGTGCCTGATGCTGAGCCTCGCAACATCTTAGAGAAGATCATTTGGCAAAAAGAGGAAGAGGTCGAACAGCTGCGGCAACAGCAGGCTCTGCCAGAGCTACAGCGTCAGGTGTTAAGTGCGCCGCCGCCTCGGGACTTTGCTGCGGCCTTGCGGCAGGGTAAAACAACCCCGGCCCTGATTGCAGAGGTCAAAAAAGCCTCTCCTAGTAAAGGCGTGATTCGGGAGGATTTTGATCCGGCTGCGATCGCAAGCACCTATGCCAGCCACGGAGCTACCTGCCTGTCGGTTCTAACCGACAAGACCTTCTTTCAGGGTGACTTTGAGTACCTGGCCCAGATCCGGCAGGCGGTTGATTTGCCTTTGCTCTGTAAGGAGTTCATTATCTACCCCTACCAGATGTATTTGGCTCGGGTGAAGGGGGCCGATGCGGTATTGCTGATTGCAGCGGTGCTCTCTGACAAAGATTTGGGCTATTTCGTGCAGATTGCCAAAGCTTTGGGCATGAGCGCCCTGGTCGAAGTCCACACCCTAGAAGAATTAGATCGGGTGTTAGCCATTGAAGCGATCTCTTTGATCGGCATTAACAATCGCAATCTGGCCGACTTTACTACTAGCCTAGAGACGACTCGCCAGCTGATTGCTGCCCGTCGAGCCCAACTACAGGCCCGCAATGCCATCGTGGTCAGTGAATCTGGAATTCACGCGCCAGCCGACCTCAAATTTGTGGCCGAAGTGGGAGCAGATGCGGTGCTAATTGGTGAATCTTTGATGAAGCAGCCCGATCCAGGTCAGGCAATTGTCGATTTGTTTACCTAG
- the murA gene encoding UDP-N-acetylglucosamine 1-carboxyvinyltransferase, whose amino-acid sequence MEAKPIATPTGLHNVPASPEADDSVLKIYGRASLSGHVSISGAKNSALVVMAGALLCSQQCRIRNIPSLVDVERMGEVLLALGMKISRDGNTLDIDASTIRHTKAPYELVSRLRASFFVIGPLLARMGVARVPLPGGCAIGARPVELHVRGLQAMGADVHIDHGTVHAYIPGSRRRLQGAHIYLDYPSVGATETLMMAATLADGETIIENAAQEPEVVDLANFCRAMGARIRGAGTNTITIAGVPSLHSTDYGIIPDRIEAGTFLVAGAITRSEISLSPIIPEHLTAVIAKLREAGGDIVEEGPNRVRFIPGDTIRPINIQTGPFPGFPTDMQAQFMALMSLCDGNSLITETVFENRLRHVAELNRMGADIRMNGTCAIVKGVSGLSGAPVLATDLRASAALVLAGLAAQGTTVIQGLHHLDRGYENLEAKLRGLGANLSRVTAAEAGTTPLAAEVSL is encoded by the coding sequence TTGGAGGCTAAGCCTATCGCTACCCCAACTGGTCTGCACAACGTGCCTGCTTCCCCCGAGGCAGACGATTCTGTGCTGAAAATTTACGGCAGAGCCTCCTTGTCGGGGCACGTATCCATCAGCGGCGCAAAAAACTCTGCGCTAGTTGTGATGGCAGGTGCCCTGCTTTGCTCTCAGCAGTGCCGGATTCGCAACATTCCCTCTTTGGTAGACGTTGAGCGTATGGGAGAAGTTCTCCTGGCGCTGGGAATGAAAATTTCCAGAGATGGCAACACTCTCGACATTGATGCCAGCACGATTCGTCACACCAAAGCCCCTTACGAGTTGGTCAGCCGATTGCGGGCCAGCTTCTTTGTCATCGGCCCACTGCTAGCTCGCATGGGCGTTGCTCGGGTGCCGTTGCCTGGAGGCTGCGCTATTGGGGCCCGTCCGGTTGAGCTGCACGTGCGTGGGCTGCAGGCGATGGGTGCCGACGTGCATATCGATCACGGCACCGTTCATGCCTATATTCCAGGTAGCCGTCGCCGCCTACAGGGAGCCCACATCTACCTCGACTACCCCAGTGTTGGCGCAACGGAAACCCTAATGATGGCTGCTACCCTGGCCGATGGGGAAACCATCATCGAAAATGCTGCTCAAGAACCCGAAGTGGTCGATCTGGCTAACTTCTGCCGAGCGATGGGAGCTCGCATTCGAGGCGCAGGTACCAACACCATCACCATTGCCGGGGTTCCCAGCCTACACAGCACCGACTACGGCATCATTCCCGACCGAATTGAGGCGGGCACCTTTTTGGTAGCTGGCGCAATTACCCGTTCTGAAATCAGCCTGTCGCCGATTATTCCAGAGCATCTCACTGCCGTTATCGCCAAACTGCGCGAGGCTGGGGGCGACATCGTTGAGGAAGGCCCTAACCGAGTAAGGTTTATTCCAGGCGATACCATCCGCCCCATCAACATTCAAACTGGCCCCTTCCCAGGCTTTCCTACGGATATGCAGGCCCAGTTTATGGCTCTGATGAGCCTGTGCGATGGCAACAGCCTGATTACCGAAACTGTGTTTGAAAATCGGCTGCGCCACGTAGCCGAGCTTAACCGCATGGGCGCTGATATCCGGATGAATGGCACCTGCGCCATTGTCAAAGGGGTTTCGGGTCTGTCGGGCGCTCCTGTCTTGGCCACCGATCTGCGGGCCTCTGCAGCGCTGGTGCTGGCAGGACTAGCAGCACAAGGCACCACAGTTATCCAAGGGCTGCACCACCTAGACCGAGGCTACGAGAACCTAGAGGCCAAGCTGCGCGGCTTGGGGGCAAATCTCAGCCGGGTGACCGCAGCTGAGGCAGGCACAACTCCCTTAGCTGCGGAGGTCAGCCTCTAA
- the lpdA gene encoding dihydrolipoyl dehydrogenase gives MSQAFDYDLLIIGAGVGGHGAALHAVKSGLKTAIVEAGDMGGTCVNRGCIPSKALLAASGRVRELQDAAHLKSLGIQVGQVGFDRQAVADHAKNLVGKIQGDLTNSLTRLKVETLRGWAKVAGEHKVVIETAEGEKTVTARDILLAPGSVPFVPPGIELDGKTVFTSDEAIRLDWLPDWIAIIGSGYIGLEFSDVYTALGSEVTMIEALDRLMPTFDPDIAKIAERVLINPRAIDTRVGLIAKKVTPGSPVLIELADPATKETVEVLEVDACLVATGRIPATKNLGLESLGIELDRRGYIQVNDQMQVLRDGEPVAHLWAIGDSTGKMMLAHAASAQGVVAVENMCDRTRTINYQSIPAAAFTHPEVSFVGMTEPTAKALAEAEGFAVDSVRTYFKGNSKALAEGESDGLAKVIYRKDTGEILGAHIIGMHAADLIQEAANAIAQGQTVTDLSFCVHTHPTLSEVLDEAFKRAVVVPS, from the coding sequence GTGAGTCAAGCATTCGACTACGATCTGCTGATTATTGGTGCAGGGGTGGGGGGGCACGGAGCGGCTCTCCATGCCGTTAAAAGCGGCCTCAAGACTGCGATTGTAGAAGCCGGAGATATGGGCGGCACCTGCGTTAATCGAGGCTGTATTCCCTCCAAGGCCCTGCTGGCGGCATCGGGCCGAGTCCGGGAACTGCAGGATGCGGCGCATCTCAAGTCTTTGGGAATTCAAGTGGGGCAGGTCGGGTTTGACCGGCAGGCTGTGGCTGACCACGCCAAAAATCTGGTGGGCAAGATTCAGGGCGACTTGACCAACAGCCTCACCCGGCTAAAGGTGGAGACGCTGAGAGGTTGGGCTAAGGTTGCTGGTGAGCATAAGGTGGTGATTGAAACCGCCGAGGGCGAAAAGACGGTGACGGCCCGCGACATCTTGCTGGCTCCGGGGTCGGTGCCCTTTGTGCCACCCGGTATTGAACTTGATGGCAAGACGGTTTTTACCAGCGATGAGGCCATTCGCCTAGACTGGCTGCCCGACTGGATCGCTATCATCGGCAGCGGCTATATTGGCCTAGAATTTTCTGATGTTTATACTGCCCTCGGCTCCGAGGTGACGATGATCGAGGCGCTAGATCGGCTGATGCCGACTTTCGATCCCGACATTGCCAAGATTGCTGAGCGGGTGCTGATCAATCCCCGCGCCATCGATACCCGAGTGGGTCTGATTGCCAAAAAAGTGACCCCCGGTTCGCCGGTGCTGATCGAACTGGCTGACCCTGCCACTAAAGAAACCGTTGAAGTCCTAGAAGTCGATGCTTGCCTAGTAGCCACTGGGCGAATTCCTGCCACTAAGAACTTGGGGCTAGAGTCGCTCGGCATTGAGCTAGATCGGCGTGGCTATATCCAGGTTAATGACCAGATGCAGGTGCTGCGAGATGGTGAACCCGTAGCTCACCTGTGGGCCATTGGCGACTCTACGGGCAAGATGATGCTGGCCCATGCGGCTTCGGCCCAAGGGGTAGTGGCGGTTGAGAATATGTGCGATCGCACCCGCACCATCAACTACCAGAGCATCCCAGCGGCAGCCTTTACCCACCCAGAGGTGAGCTTTGTTGGCATGACGGAGCCCACAGCCAAAGCCCTGGCCGAAGCAGAGGGGTTTGCGGTTGACTCGGTGCGAACCTACTTTAAGGGCAACTCCAAGGCGCTAGCTGAAGGGGAGTCTGACGGGCTAGCCAAGGTGATCTACCGCAAAGACACCGGGGAGATCTTGGGGGCGCACATCATCGGTATGCATGCGGCTGACCTAATTCAAGAGGCGGCCAATGCGATCGCTCAGGGCCAGACAGTCACTGACCTGTCTTTCTGCGTCCACACCCATCCCACCCTGTCTGAGGTGCTGGATGAAGCCTTCAAGCGGGCTGTGGTAGTTCCCTCCTAG
- a CDS encoding RNA methyltransferase, whose amino-acid sequence MLTSLQNSLVKHVRKLHQAKGRRAYGQFLLEGTHLVQEAWGTGYPLEVVCCTPAWESRYPDLQQTLAGYAARFERVSPEVLAAIATTVHPDGVVAVAPHRAPLAAAAAPTLGIAVETLQDPGNLGTLIRSASAVAADGLWLSADSVDPAHPKVLRASAGQWFRCPTTVSPDLAAQVNQWQQAGIQVLGTNAQAEVDYWAVDFHPPTVILLGNEGAGLSPILLEQVSQQVKIPLNPAVESLNVAIAGTLLLYEALRQRMGSGS is encoded by the coding sequence ATGTTGACGAGCTTGCAAAATTCTTTGGTTAAACACGTTCGCAAGCTGCACCAGGCCAAAGGGCGACGGGCCTATGGCCAGTTTCTGCTAGAAGGCACTCATTTGGTGCAGGAGGCCTGGGGGACGGGCTATCCCCTGGAAGTGGTGTGTTGCACCCCTGCTTGGGAGAGCCGCTACCCTGACCTGCAGCAGACGCTGGCTGGCTATGCGGCGCGGTTTGAGCGAGTGAGCCCAGAGGTGCTAGCTGCGATCGCAACCACCGTTCATCCCGATGGCGTTGTTGCTGTTGCCCCCCACCGCGCCCCGCTAGCAGCGGCGGCTGCTCCTACTCTGGGTATTGCTGTTGAAACCCTGCAAGACCCTGGCAACCTGGGCACGCTGATCCGTAGCGCTAGCGCTGTAGCCGCCGACGGTCTTTGGCTCAGCGCCGATAGCGTCGATCCAGCCCATCCTAAGGTGCTGCGAGCTTCGGCCGGACAGTGGTTTCGCTGCCCCACGACAGTGAGCCCTGACTTAGCGGCTCAGGTCAACCAGTGGCAGCAGGCAGGCATTCAGGTACTGGGCACCAATGCCCAGGCCGAGGTTGATTACTGGGCGGTTGATTTTCATCCGCCGACTGTAATCCTCCTCGGTAATGAGGGAGCTGGGCTTTCTCCAATCCTGCTAGAGCAGGTTTCGCAGCAGGTAAAAATTCCCCTGAACCCAGCAGTGGAGTCGCTCAATGTTGCGATCGCAGGCACGCTCCTGCTCTACGAAGCCCTGCGCCAGCGAATGGGGAGCGGTTCTTGA
- a CDS encoding M48 family metallopeptidase yields MSMGSKVCLLGLKADQFRHPLDQESTQALKQLPGLDILIRNLIGPLGEQFFYLENIASSVLVGEQQLPQLHTLLLEACEVLDLEPPQLYVRQHPVPNAYTFAMRGKQPFIVVHTSLLDLLTPEEIQAVIAHELGHLKCDHGVYLTLANLLSLAATQLPMGEVLAQALQTQMMEWVRCAEFTCDRAALLVAQDPRIVASLLMKLSGGSPTLSSQLNVEAFLEQARSYDAISSDQIGDMLKQIRTQDLTHPVPVLRAREVDRWASSQEYFQLLKSKPIQYNSEAETTGGWRNW; encoded by the coding sequence CTGAGCATGGGTTCGAAAGTTTGTTTATTGGGGCTTAAGGCAGACCAGTTTCGGCATCCCCTAGACCAGGAATCGACTCAAGCCCTCAAGCAGCTTCCAGGACTAGACATACTGATCCGCAATCTGATCGGTCCGCTGGGAGAGCAATTTTTCTACCTAGAGAATATCGCTTCTAGTGTGCTAGTGGGTGAGCAACAGCTGCCTCAGCTCCACACGCTGCTACTAGAAGCCTGTGAAGTTCTCGATCTAGAGCCGCCCCAGCTCTATGTCCGGCAGCATCCGGTTCCCAATGCCTATACCTTTGCCATGCGGGGCAAGCAGCCGTTTATTGTGGTTCACACTTCGTTGCTAGATTTGCTCACGCCAGAGGAGATTCAGGCGGTGATCGCCCATGAGTTGGGCCATCTGAAATGTGACCACGGGGTTTATCTAACGCTAGCTAATCTCTTGTCCCTGGCAGCTACGCAGCTACCGATGGGCGAGGTGTTGGCTCAGGCTTTGCAGACCCAGATGATGGAGTGGGTTAGGTGTGCGGAGTTTACGTGCGATCGCGCCGCCCTCCTAGTTGCCCAAGACCCTCGGATTGTCGCCTCCTTGCTAATGAAGCTCTCGGGCGGCTCCCCGACTCTATCTAGCCAGCTCAATGTAGAGGCCTTTCTAGAGCAGGCTCGCTCCTACGACGCCATCAGCAGTGACCAGATCGGCGACATGCTCAAGCAAATCCGCACCCAAGATCTTACGCATCCGGTGCCGGTACTGCGAGCGCGGGAGGTCGATCGCTGGGCCAGCAGCCAAGAATATTTTCAGCTGTTGAAATCGAAGCCAATTCAGTATAATAGTGAAGCTGAAACAACGGGCGGATGGCGGAATTGGTAG